The window GTCGCAATGGCTGCTGTCGCAGCACTTGCTTTGACCGGTTGCGCCGCATCAGGCGGTGGCGAAGCCGAAGACAAGCCTTTCAAGGTTATTGCCTTCACCTCCGGAAACCAGACACCTGTTGGTGCTTGGTGGGTCAAGGCAGTTACTGCCAAGGCTGAAGAGCTTGGTTGGGAACTCACCATGATTCAAGGTGACTTCGACTTCCAGAAGATGAACCCAGCTGTTGAAAGTGCAATTGCACAGGGTGCAGACGCAATTTTTGATGGTTACACCGACTACGCATCCATCAGCTCAATTACTGCTGCCGCTGCTGACGCTGGAATCCCCATCTTCGCAATGGACAGTGGTGTTGAACCTACCGATGCATTTGCAATCAACGTCACCACTGACCAGCAGGGCATCGTGGACAGCACCGTCGAAGCGCTCTCTACTCAGCTCGGTGGCCTCAAGGGCAAGAACATCATGGTTATCGGTCACGACCCACACGCTGGTATTCGTGAGCGTTCCGGACTTGCATTCGACGCTTTCAAGGCAGCTGGAGCAAACCTTGCTGGTGGCGAAATCCAGCAGGTACAGTCTCCTGCAACCGGTCGCACCGAGGCACTTGCACTCGTAGCTGACTACCTGGCAGCAAACCCTAACGGCCTGGACGCTGTTTGGGTTGGTTGGGATGACGCAGCACTGGGTGCATCCAAGGCCATCACCGAGGCAGGTTCTTCCGCCAAGGTAACTGGTGTTGACGCAACCAGCGAAGCTATTGCTGAAATCCAGGCTGAGGGCGCATTCCTCGCAACCATCGAACAGCCTTGGCCTTCGATCTTGGAAACCGTTATCGGCTACATGCTCGAATTCCAGAAGACCGGATCTCTGCCATCCTCGAACTTCGAGACCGTGGGTACCACCCTGGTTGACAAGGTCAACGCAGCAAAGATCACCCCTTCGGACAAGCTGTAAAGCTCATCCACTAGCAGTGGGGGCGGGACAGTCCCCCGCCCCCACTGCACCCCTCACCAACTCCTCACCAACCACCATTTCTTAGAAAGTTCAACTCATGCGTTTAGAAGG of the Aurantimicrobium photophilum genome contains:
- a CDS encoding sugar ABC transporter substrate-binding protein, with the translated sequence MRNKFKLLVAMAAVAALALTGCAASGGGEAEDKPFKVIAFTSGNQTPVGAWWVKAVTAKAEELGWELTMIQGDFDFQKMNPAVESAIAQGADAIFDGYTDYASISSITAAAADAGIPIFAMDSGVEPTDAFAINVTTDQQGIVDSTVEALSTQLGGLKGKNIMVIGHDPHAGIRERSGLAFDAFKAAGANLAGGEIQQVQSPATGRTEALALVADYLAANPNGLDAVWVGWDDAALGASKAITEAGSSAKVTGVDATSEAIAEIQAEGAFLATIEQPWPSILETVIGYMLEFQKTGSLPSSNFETVGTTLVDKVNAAKITPSDKL